The Rhizobium etli 8C-3 genome has a segment encoding these proteins:
- a CDS encoding UPF0149 family protein has product MTHNSQGMTTARPKLDDEAFEAFIRGRRPASPIWSMSGLDGYLTALIIGPRFIDPRQWIPELTGPDALNLPMETTEHRAVQTIVAEYNRISASLAETPKDHRPRFTRIDDQTFDPFDWDLCFLLGTQYAPRLWQPVLRGHAVTGDIIAPIRKLGDAKHKATRQDAADVAEALVNIRTYFMPKRAKQKL; this is encoded by the coding sequence ATGACGCACAACAGCCAGGGCATGACGACCGCACGACCGAAGCTTGATGATGAGGCGTTCGAGGCGTTTATCAGGGGACGTCGTCCAGCATCGCCGATTTGGTCAATGAGCGGTCTCGATGGCTATCTTACGGCCCTCATCATCGGCCCAAGGTTCATCGACCCGCGTCAATGGATCCCGGAGCTGACTGGCCCGGATGCCCTGAACCTGCCGATGGAAACAACAGAACATCGGGCCGTGCAGACGATCGTTGCGGAGTATAACCGCATCTCCGCAAGCCTTGCCGAAACGCCGAAAGACCACCGGCCCAGGTTCACCAGGATCGATGACCAGACCTTTGATCCATTCGATTGGGACCTCTGCTTTCTGCTGGGAACACAATACGCGCCGAGGCTTTGGCAGCCCGTCCTTCGAGGTCATGCCGTCACTGGCGACATCATCGCGCCCATCCGCAAGCTCGGCGACGCAAAACACAAAGCAACCCGCCAGGATGCTGCGGACGTCGCCGAAGCACTTGTCAATATCCGCACCTACTTCATGCCGAAGCGGGCAAAGCAGAAGCTCTGA
- a CDS encoding amino acid ABC transporter permease yields the protein MSASDHKSASPSGGADPRDVVNAHKPFRTDRLVLWALTVGIAANFAWIVANNENFGWPVVAQYFFDPTVISGLYVSLGLTVVAMLIGIALGLLLAIARLSSDRLAHSLAGLYIWFFRGTPLLVQLIFWYNLSTLFPSISITVPFGPTLASWDTNSVITPMTAAIVGLALNEAAYMAEIIRGGLLSVDRGQAETAEAFGMTRARALRRIIIPQAMRSIVPPTGNQLISMIKATSLVSVIAMADLLYSVQSIYNRTFEIIPMLLVAVVWYLLITSILNIGQGYIERYYSRGDRRSSSAPKPAGQAGTPIVSDSPSPVIAQEASH from the coding sequence ATGAGTGCAAGCGACCATAAATCCGCATCGCCTTCGGGCGGTGCCGATCCCCGCGACGTCGTCAACGCGCATAAGCCGTTTCGCACCGATCGCCTCGTCCTTTGGGCCCTGACAGTGGGCATCGCGGCCAATTTTGCCTGGATCGTCGCAAACAACGAGAATTTCGGCTGGCCGGTCGTCGCACAATATTTCTTTGACCCGACGGTCATCAGCGGCCTCTACGTCTCGCTGGGACTGACTGTTGTTGCCATGCTGATCGGCATAGCACTTGGTCTGCTGCTTGCCATTGCACGGTTGTCGAGCGACCGGCTCGCCCATTCTCTTGCCGGTCTCTACATCTGGTTCTTCCGCGGCACGCCGCTCCTGGTGCAGCTTATATTCTGGTACAATCTGTCGACGCTCTTTCCATCAATTTCAATCACCGTGCCCTTCGGACCGACATTGGCCAGTTGGGACACCAATTCTGTCATCACGCCGATGACGGCAGCAATCGTCGGCCTGGCGCTCAACGAGGCGGCCTACATGGCCGAGATCATCCGCGGCGGCCTTCTGTCGGTCGATAGGGGCCAGGCGGAAACGGCGGAAGCCTTTGGCATGACGCGGGCACGCGCGCTGCGCAGGATCATCATACCGCAAGCGATGCGCTCCATCGTTCCGCCAACCGGCAACCAACTCATCAGCATGATCAAGGCGACCTCTCTCGTCAGCGTGATCGCCATGGCCGACCTGCTCTATTCGGTCCAGTCGATCTATAACCGCACCTTCGAGATCATTCCGATGCTGCTCGTCGCGGTGGTCTGGTACCTGCTGATCACCTCGATCCTCAACATCGGCCAAGGCTATATCGAACGCTACTACAGCAGAGGCGACAGACGCTCCTCCAGCGCACCGAAGCCTGCCGGACAGGCAGGCACGCCGATCGTATCGGATAGCCCCTCACCCGTCATCGCACAGGAGGCGAGCCATTGA
- a CDS encoding GH25 family lysozyme: MRLSNVTAIFLACLTLSGCAANSRPGTVQAGLPSEETTGSVAQSAVPVPAANVGDLGRQDNPPPQTLAWAGSVPQPQAFAPASRTVGAPIPSERPIAMLAPDKPQTRAPQTRSQIYSYGFRDAKPINFGSISPRKLAVHGVDVSRWQAEIDWERLRRQGANFAYIKATDGGDHLDPMFRKNWRRAKEAGLKRGAYHFFYWCRTAGEQADWFIRNVPKEAGALPPVIDVEWNGESSCKRRPSRERVLEKMQVFMDKLERHYGQRPIIYTAPDFYRDNLKGAFLDYPFWLRSVAAHPSKVYPKRKWVFWQYSGSGLSHGVDGRIDLNVFHGDEDDWHDWVASR; the protein is encoded by the coding sequence ATGCGTCTATCGAATGTGACTGCAATCTTTCTTGCCTGCCTGACATTGTCCGGTTGCGCTGCCAATTCTCGTCCTGGGACCGTTCAGGCCGGGCTGCCATCTGAGGAGACGACGGGCTCGGTTGCCCAATCAGCCGTCCCCGTCCCTGCCGCCAATGTGGGCGACCTTGGCCGGCAGGACAACCCACCGCCGCAGACCTTGGCCTGGGCAGGATCGGTGCCGCAGCCGCAAGCGTTCGCACCAGCTTCAAGAACCGTTGGCGCGCCCATCCCGTCAGAACGGCCCATTGCGATGCTGGCGCCGGACAAGCCTCAGACAAGGGCTCCGCAGACGCGCTCGCAGATTTACAGCTACGGTTTTCGCGACGCCAAGCCGATCAATTTCGGGTCCATTTCACCAAGAAAACTTGCCGTACACGGCGTCGACGTGTCGCGATGGCAGGCAGAGATCGATTGGGAACGGCTGAGGCGGCAAGGTGCGAACTTCGCCTATATCAAGGCGACCGACGGGGGCGACCATCTCGACCCGATGTTCAGGAAGAACTGGCGCAGGGCCAAGGAGGCTGGCTTGAAGCGCGGCGCCTATCATTTCTTCTACTGGTGCCGGACGGCCGGCGAGCAGGCGGACTGGTTCATCCGCAATGTTCCGAAGGAAGCAGGTGCTCTTCCGCCGGTTATCGACGTCGAGTGGAACGGTGAATCGAGCTGCAAGCGGCGGCCTTCGCGCGAACGGGTGCTGGAAAAAATGCAAGTCTTCATGGACAAGCTCGAGCGACACTATGGCCAGCGTCCGATCATCTACACGGCTCCAGACTTCTACCGCGACAACCTGAAGGGCGCATTTCTCGATTATCCCTTTTGGCTGCGCTCGGTCGCCGCCCATCCCTCCAAGGTGTACCCAAAGCGCAAGTGGGTCTTCTGGCAGTATTCTGGTTCCGGTCTCTCGCACGGCGTCGATGGCCGGATCGACCTCAACGTCTTCCATGGTGATGAAGACGATTGGCACGACTGGGTGGCGTCACGGTAG
- a CDS encoding SHOCT domain-containing protein translates to MIMVGDMFNHALKANVAGICSELAALVRSTDLLDLQRSDQSQYQGQGGVSLFVPGELSAGNWWPEEFGHPASTGAQNNLRYAFFPTTRRLAIDVGGRLTVYDTKDHRIGGFSQQQSSDQTLSFTSQHGLVKISELDVVDQDGKEPASTSAIGPYAAAVAPSIFASSAQEAAVPQQPAPPAPELRRSDEDIFGKIERLAALREKGILTDQEFEVKKSELLSRL, encoded by the coding sequence ATGATCATGGTCGGCGACATGTTCAACCATGCTCTGAAGGCGAACGTGGCGGGGATTTGTTCCGAGCTTGCCGCCCTGGTTCGCAGTACGGATTTGCTGGACCTACAGAGGTCGGACCAGTCCCAATACCAAGGTCAGGGCGGCGTCAGTCTATTCGTGCCTGGGGAGTTGTCGGCCGGCAACTGGTGGCCCGAGGAGTTCGGGCACCCTGCCTCGACCGGGGCGCAGAATAACCTGCGCTATGCCTTCTTCCCGACAACCAGACGACTGGCGATCGATGTTGGTGGCCGGTTAACGGTCTACGACACGAAAGACCATCGCATTGGCGGCTTCTCGCAACAGCAAAGCAGCGACCAGACGCTGAGCTTCACCTCTCAGCATGGGCTCGTGAAGATTTCGGAACTGGATGTGGTCGATCAGGACGGCAAGGAACCGGCAAGCACGTCTGCTATCGGACCATATGCCGCCGCCGTTGCGCCATCGATTTTCGCATCGTCCGCGCAGGAAGCCGCCGTGCCACAACAACCGGCGCCTCCAGCGCCGGAGCTTCGTCGGTCCGATGAGGACATCTTCGGCAAGATTGAACGCCTCGCGGCACTTCGTGAAAAGGGAATTCTCACAGATCAGGAATTCGAGGTGAAGAAATCGGAGTTGCTCAGTCGACTATAG
- a CDS encoding DUF2934 domain-containing protein, which produces MQKSKEEQVKARAYAIWEREGCPEGKDRENWELAIKEMEGQSPPQVEKDPWRTPQDDATG; this is translated from the coding sequence ATGCAGAAATCCAAGGAAGAACAAGTAAAAGCCCGCGCTTACGCTATATGGGAAAGGGAGGGCTGCCCTGAAGGAAAAGACCGCGAAAATTGGGAGCTCGCCATAAAGGAGATGGAAGGGCAATCCCCTCCGCAAGTGGAAAAGGACCCTTGGCGGACGCCGCAAGACGACGCGACTGGTTAA
- a CDS encoding nitrate ABC transporter substrate-binding protein, whose amino-acid sequence MTVTIRLALRDWDYMTPLVLGEVSSPRLDVQIERVGTLISHIGKDDAPDAAEMSFSRYAQLRADGDETVIGIPNFIMRGFRHRCIITTKESPITQLRQLAGKRIGVTGWRDSGNTWTRAALRREGVGVEDAMWFAGRLTEAHPIADRLDGFGRPGRIEAAPGERPMVELLKDGGLDAVFTPFMPEGFFDKDSPFRQVLADFRHAERRYFEDVGYVPGMHLIGVKSTVAAQHPWLLEELSSLIDESKRVWTTKRRKYADTTPWMLDELLKVSADLPPDWDESGLDANRAMIADFARELYAQDILPRALTPVELFPMQTSSDRSQLAAAAT is encoded by the coding sequence ATGACTGTAACGATAAGGCTGGCCCTGCGCGACTGGGACTACATGACCCCGCTGGTGTTGGGGGAGGTCTCTTCACCCCGTCTCGACGTGCAGATCGAAAGGGTTGGCACGCTCATCTCCCATATCGGAAAGGACGACGCTCCCGACGCGGCGGAAATGTCCTTCAGCCGATATGCCCAGCTTCGCGCCGACGGCGACGAGACTGTGATCGGCATCCCGAACTTCATCATGCGCGGCTTTCGCCATCGCTGCATCATCACGACGAAGGAGAGCCCGATCACGCAACTGCGCCAGCTTGCCGGAAAGCGGATCGGTGTGACGGGATGGCGCGATTCTGGAAACACCTGGACGCGCGCAGCCTTGCGACGTGAGGGTGTCGGCGTCGAGGATGCGATGTGGTTTGCCGGTCGGTTGACGGAAGCCCACCCGATTGCTGATCGTCTCGATGGCTTTGGTCGCCCGGGACGCATCGAGGCAGCACCTGGAGAGCGGCCGATGGTCGAACTCCTGAAAGACGGTGGGCTGGATGCGGTTTTCACACCCTTCATGCCTGAGGGCTTTTTCGATAAAGATTCGCCGTTCCGCCAGGTGCTTGCAGATTTTCGCCATGCCGAGCGCCGGTATTTCGAGGACGTCGGCTATGTACCGGGAATGCATCTCATCGGCGTCAAGTCGACGGTAGCGGCGCAACACCCATGGCTCCTCGAAGAACTCAGCAGCTTGATCGATGAATCCAAGCGCGTCTGGACCACGAAGCGCCGCAAATATGCCGACACCACGCCGTGGATGCTCGATGAGCTTTTGAAGGTCTCGGCAGATCTGCCGCCGGACTGGGACGAAAGCGGCCTTGATGCCAACCGTGCGATGATTGCCGATTTTGCCCGCGAACTGTACGCGCAGGACATCCTGCCGCGAGCACTCACGCCGGTAGAGCTTTTTCCGATGCAGACGTCCTCGGATCGCTCGCAGCTTGCCGCAGCCGCAACCTGA
- the tnpB gene encoding IS66 family insertion sequence element accessory protein TnpB (TnpB, as the term is used for proteins encoded by IS66 family insertion elements, is considered an accessory protein, since TnpC, encoded by a neighboring gene, is a DDE family transposase.), which yields MIGVSPNGVKIMVATQPVDFRRGMNGLVALVASALAADPYCGDVFVFRAKRCDRLRCIYWDGSGMILATKWLEGGKFVWPPVRDGAMQMSSQEFSLLLAGIDWTRVKRNPVKRPTKAG from the coding sequence GTGATCGGAGTTTCGCCAAATGGCGTGAAGATCATGGTGGCGACGCAGCCTGTCGACTTCCGGCGCGGCATGAATGGCTTGGTGGCCTTGGTGGCGTCAGCGCTTGCGGCCGATCCTTACTGCGGCGACGTGTTCGTGTTCCGCGCCAAGCGTTGCGATCGACTTCGCTGCATTTATTGGGACGGATCAGGCATGATCCTGGCGACGAAATGGTTGGAAGGCGGGAAGTTCGTTTGGCCACCGGTCCGCGATGGCGCGATGCAGATGAGTAGCCAAGAGTTCTCGCTATTGCTGGCCGGAATTGACTGGACGCGGGTCAAGCGAAACCCGGTAAAAAGGCCGACGAAAGCAGGCTGA
- a CDS encoding ABC transporter substrate-binding protein, with protein MPLKFFTSLALASTLLSGMAMADDADLPKLNVNEELRAKLPEEIKTAGKIISVNNGSFPPYEIVTGTKMEGASADLTDALGQVLGVTIEHATVGGLPALLAGVNSGRYQFAFGPVGDFKSREEANDFVDWVQEFVVFAVHKGNPNGITSLDTACGQRIAVMAGGSAEKVIKVQAEKCKSDGKDAIEVQSFTDQPSSILAVRSKRSDAFFSSQAPLTYFVSQSNGQLELTGVGQKNGFEDLYQGAVVPKGSPLGPVLRDGMKILMENGTYAAIMKKWGLENNMIKEPGINLGGMLPK; from the coding sequence ATGCCATTGAAATTTTTCACCTCCCTCGCCCTGGCGAGCACCCTGCTCTCTGGAATGGCCATGGCCGATGATGCGGACCTTCCGAAACTCAACGTCAACGAGGAACTGCGGGCAAAGCTACCCGAGGAGATCAAGACCGCCGGCAAGATCATCTCGGTCAACAACGGCTCCTTTCCCCCCTACGAGATCGTCACCGGAACGAAGATGGAAGGAGCGAGCGCCGACCTTACGGACGCGCTCGGCCAAGTGCTCGGCGTTACGATCGAGCACGCAACGGTGGGTGGTCTGCCGGCACTCCTCGCCGGCGTCAATTCCGGCCGCTATCAATTCGCCTTCGGTCCTGTCGGCGACTTCAAGAGCCGCGAAGAGGCTAATGACTTCGTCGACTGGGTGCAGGAATTCGTCGTCTTTGCTGTGCACAAGGGCAATCCGAACGGGATAACCTCGCTCGACACCGCTTGCGGACAGCGCATCGCAGTCATGGCTGGCGGATCGGCTGAGAAGGTCATCAAGGTCCAGGCCGAAAAGTGCAAGTCCGACGGCAAGGACGCGATCGAGGTGCAATCCTTTACCGACCAGCCGAGCTCGATCCTCGCCGTCAGATCCAAGCGCTCGGACGCGTTCTTCTCCTCTCAGGCGCCCCTCACCTATTTCGTGTCGCAGTCCAATGGTCAGCTCGAGCTCACCGGCGTCGGCCAGAAGAACGGCTTTGAAGATCTCTATCAGGGCGCCGTCGTGCCGAAGGGATCGCCCCTCGGCCCTGTGCTGCGCGATGGCATGAAAATTCTGATGGAGAACGGCACCTATGCGGCGATCATGAAGAAATGGGGTCTTGAGAACAACATGATTAAAGAGCCGGGCATCAATCTCGGCGGGATGTTGCCAAAATGA
- a CDS encoding M20 aminoacylase family protein, whose translation MTRDKGFARICDFEPLKEELVATRRHLHANPELSFEEVETARFVADKLGSWGYEVFRNVGGHGVVARLQMGSSPRSIAIRADMDALPIQEETSLPYASRAAGKMHACGHDGHTTMLLGAAEYLARTRRFDGTVNLIFQPAEEAGSASGAEAMIADGLFERFPCDAIFGLHNHPGAPEGTWLLRSGPLMAAADTVKITIKGKGGHASRPHLTVDPVLIACNLVVSLQSVVSRSIDPTQTAVVTVGSIHAGEASNVIPDIATLLLSVRSFEPAIRDILEARIRNLAASVAEGYGARAEIDYGRGHPVVINSEKETEFARRIAEELVGPDQVLACPLIPGSEDFSHFLEHKPGCFLRLGNGLNSEILHSSKFNFADENLTVGAAMWARLTEKFLD comes from the coding sequence ATGACACGCGACAAGGGCTTTGCCCGCATCTGCGACTTCGAGCCGCTCAAGGAAGAGCTTGTAGCGACCCGCCGGCATCTTCACGCCAATCCGGAACTATCATTCGAAGAGGTCGAGACTGCACGCTTCGTCGCTGATAAACTGGGCTCCTGGGGCTACGAAGTTTTCCGAAATGTCGGCGGCCACGGTGTCGTCGCTCGTCTTCAGATGGGCAGCAGTCCGCGCAGTATTGCGATCCGCGCCGACATGGATGCTCTTCCAATCCAGGAAGAAACGAGCCTGCCTTACGCCAGCCGGGCTGCCGGCAAGATGCATGCATGCGGTCACGACGGTCACACGACGATGCTGCTTGGGGCTGCGGAGTATCTGGCGCGCACCCGCCGTTTTGACGGGACGGTCAACCTGATCTTCCAGCCCGCCGAGGAAGCAGGCAGCGCAAGCGGTGCTGAGGCGATGATCGCTGACGGATTGTTTGAACGCTTTCCATGCGATGCGATTTTCGGGTTGCACAATCATCCCGGCGCGCCCGAAGGCACCTGGCTTTTGCGTTCCGGTCCATTGATGGCAGCTGCCGACACGGTAAAAATCACCATCAAGGGAAAGGGTGGCCACGCCTCCAGGCCGCATCTGACGGTGGACCCGGTGCTCATTGCATGCAATCTCGTCGTCTCACTGCAGTCGGTCGTTTCGCGCAGCATCGATCCGACACAAACCGCAGTCGTCACCGTCGGCTCCATCCATGCCGGTGAGGCCTCGAATGTCATTCCCGACATCGCAACCCTTCTGCTCAGCGTCCGGTCCTTCGAACCGGCGATCAGGGACATTCTGGAGGCGAGAATCCGTAACCTGGCAGCGAGTGTCGCGGAAGGCTATGGCGCCAGGGCCGAGATCGACTATGGCCGCGGCCACCCAGTCGTCATCAACTCCGAGAAGGAAACCGAATTTGCCCGCCGTATTGCGGAGGAACTCGTTGGCCCGGACCAGGTCTTAGCGTGCCCACTGATCCCGGGAAGCGAGGATTTTTCCCATTTTCTCGAACACAAGCCGGGTTGCTTCCTGCGCCTTGGCAACGGTCTGAACTCTGAGATCCTGCATAGCTCGAAATTCAACTTTGCAGACGAGAACCTGACTGTTGGTGCCGCCATGTGGGCGCGGCTGACAGAGAAATTCTTGGACTAG
- the tnpC gene encoding IS66 family transposase: MPLRPDPLPQDAAQLTRIILSLDEENADLKARVAFLERQLFGTKSEKMTIIDPTQAMLDLGDLGDIPVAANDDVAPVAEDKTQARRSPARNIGRLPKHLPRYDEIIEPESKVCPCCSFELHCIGTDVSEALDIVPAVVRVKRTIRPRYACRACESVIVQAPAPARVMDGGMVTTAFAAHVAVSKFAWHLPLHRQAQMLASCGVIIDRGTLGAWVTRVAWWLELLYDALTAFIRSQPRVFCDETPLPRLDPGRKRTKVCQLWAQAIDDRPWNGPAPPAVAYIFAESRGAREVEGQLSSFTGVLQVDGYQAYKTMAKRRGKSNVAPMRLAFCLAHARRKFVDVVKLTGSSEALSILARIAEIYRIEARLRGESADTRLVVRRREAAPVMRELKAQITELSDEVSSKSALGKAVTYTLNHWSGLAAFLEDGRIEVDSNVVERSMKSVALTRKNSLFVGSERGGKTFAVLASLVNTCKLNGVDPEVWLADVLERIVAGKVKASEMESLLPWNWKAEREAMTEQERRAA; the protein is encoded by the coding sequence ATGCCGCTTCGACCCGATCCCTTGCCCCAGGATGCTGCGCAATTGACCCGGATCATTCTCTCGCTCGATGAAGAGAATGCCGATCTCAAAGCGCGCGTGGCCTTCCTTGAGCGCCAGCTCTTCGGGACGAAATCGGAGAAGATGACGATCATCGATCCGACGCAGGCAATGCTCGACCTTGGCGATCTCGGCGACATTCCCGTTGCTGCCAATGACGATGTCGCGCCCGTCGCCGAGGACAAGACGCAGGCACGGCGATCGCCAGCTCGCAATATCGGCCGTTTGCCCAAACACCTTCCGCGTTATGACGAGATCATCGAACCGGAGAGCAAAGTCTGCCCCTGCTGCTCATTCGAGCTTCATTGCATCGGCACGGATGTCAGCGAGGCGCTCGACATCGTGCCCGCGGTTGTCCGGGTCAAACGGACGATCCGTCCGCGCTATGCATGCCGGGCCTGCGAGAGCGTCATTGTGCAAGCGCCCGCGCCGGCGCGCGTGATGGATGGCGGCATGGTGACCACCGCCTTTGCCGCTCATGTCGCCGTTTCGAAGTTCGCCTGGCATCTGCCGCTCCATCGCCAAGCGCAGATGCTTGCCTCCTGCGGCGTGATCATCGATCGCGGCACCCTCGGCGCCTGGGTCACGCGGGTCGCCTGGTGGCTTGAACTTCTCTACGATGCGCTCACCGCCTTCATCCGCTCCCAGCCGAGGGTGTTCTGTGACGAGACGCCGCTTCCGCGGCTCGATCCGGGGCGCAAGCGAACCAAGGTGTGCCAGTTATGGGCCCAGGCAATCGACGACCGGCCGTGGAATGGTCCGGCGCCGCCGGCCGTTGCCTATATCTTTGCCGAAAGCCGCGGCGCTCGCGAAGTCGAGGGGCAATTGTCGTCGTTTACCGGCGTGCTTCAAGTTGATGGGTACCAAGCCTATAAAACCATGGCCAAGCGCCGGGGGAAGAGCAATGTCGCTCCCATGCGGCTGGCCTTCTGCCTTGCCCATGCCCGGCGCAAGTTCGTCGATGTCGTCAAGCTCACCGGCTCCTCGGAGGCTCTGTCGATCCTTGCCAGGATTGCCGAGATCTATCGCATCGAAGCGAGACTGCGCGGCGAAAGTGCCGATACCCGGCTCGTAGTGAGGCGCCGCGAGGCAGCTCCTGTCATGAGAGAACTGAAGGCCCAGATCACCGAATTGAGCGACGAGGTGTCGTCGAAATCGGCGCTTGGCAAGGCCGTCACCTACACGCTCAACCACTGGAGCGGACTGGCAGCTTTCCTGGAGGATGGCCGGATCGAAGTGGACTCCAACGTGGTCGAGCGTTCGATGAAATCCGTGGCCCTGACGAGAAAGAACTCGTTGTTTGTGGGCAGCGAGCGGGGTGGCAAGACCTTCGCGGTCCTGGCATCGCTCGTCAACACCTGTAAACTGAATGGTGTGGACCCCGAGGTCTGGCTTGCCGATGTGCTGGAACGCATCGTCGCGGGCAAAGTGAAAGCCAGCGAGATGGAAAGTCTCCTGCCGTGGAACTGGAAGGCTGAGCGCGAGGCGATGACAGAGCAGGAGCGACGGGCGGCATGA
- a CDS encoding amino acid ABC transporter ATP-binding protein, with translation MNALATVGPLVHARNVHKSYDQFEVLKGIDLDVAPGEVVVILGPSGSGKSTFLRCINHLESINQGSIMVDGEQIGYRLRKDRLEKLSKNAIAAQRRKIGMVFQQFNLYPHMTALENIIEAPVGIHGESRKAAMENALMLLERVGLSEKADSYPRQLSGGQQQRVAIARALAIKPKLMLFDEPTSALDPELVGEVLATMRDLASQGLTMIVVTHEIGFAREAADRVIFMDGGKVVEHGKPEEVLGNPQHQRTRSFLARFI, from the coding sequence TTGAACGCCCTTGCAACTGTCGGACCTCTCGTTCACGCACGCAATGTTCACAAGTCCTACGACCAGTTTGAAGTCTTAAAGGGCATCGACCTTGACGTCGCCCCTGGCGAGGTCGTGGTTATCCTCGGGCCTTCCGGCTCGGGCAAATCGACCTTCCTGCGCTGCATCAATCATCTCGAGTCCATCAATCAGGGCTCAATCATGGTCGATGGAGAACAGATCGGTTATCGATTGCGAAAGGACCGGCTTGAGAAGCTCTCCAAAAATGCTATCGCTGCGCAAAGGCGCAAGATCGGCATGGTTTTCCAGCAGTTCAATCTCTATCCACACATGACCGCACTCGAAAACATTATCGAAGCGCCGGTTGGCATCCACGGCGAAAGCCGCAAGGCCGCAATGGAAAATGCGCTGATGCTTCTGGAGCGCGTCGGCCTCTCGGAAAAAGCCGACAGTTACCCGCGCCAGCTTTCCGGCGGCCAGCAGCAGCGCGTGGCGATTGCACGTGCTCTGGCGATCAAGCCGAAGCTGATGCTGTTCGACGAGCCAACCTCCGCACTCGATCCCGAGCTCGTCGGCGAGGTTCTTGCAACCATGCGGGACCTGGCAAGCCAGGGACTGACCATGATCGTCGTCACTCACGAGATTGGCTTTGCGCGCGAAGCGGCCGACCGCGTCATTTTCATGGATGGCGGCAAAGTCGTCGAACACGGCAAGCCCGAAGAGGTCCTCGGCAATCCGCAGCATCAACGCACGAGAAGTTTTCTCGCGCGCTTCATCTAG